A segment of the Streptomyces pactum genome:
CGTGCCGTCGGCCAGGGTTACGACAGCGGGCTCGAGGGCCTGGCCACCGACTACGGCATCTCGGTGGACGAACCGCAGCAGGCGAGCCCGGCCGCCCCGCCCGCTGCTCCGCCCACCCCGCCCGCTCCTCCGGCACCGCAGGCCCCCGCCGTCACCACGCCCCCGCCGGCACCCCCGGCCCCGAGCGCGACGCCGCCGGCCGCCGCTCCGCCGCCGGCCGCCGAGCCGGTCCGCCTGACCAAGGTCACGCTCACCAAGGCGGCGCCCTCCGTCTCGCTGGCCAAACAGGGCGGCACCTCGGGCGCCATGCGCGTCCACCTCAACTGGCAGACGCGCAAGCAGTTCTCCGGCTGGGCCCGCAAGCTCGGCCGCCCGATGGCCATGCACGACGACCTCGACCTCGACCTGTGCTGCCTGTACGAACTCACCGACGGCAGCAAGGGAGTCGTCCAGGCTCTCGGCAACGCCTTCGGATCCCTGCACCAGCCGCCGTTCATCCACCTCGACGGCGACGACCGCACCGGCGCCGTGACGACCGGTGAGAACCTCACCGTCAGTCTCGACCACAAGCAGCACTTCCGGCGCGTCCTCGTCTTCGTCACCATCTACGAGGGGGCCCGCTCCTTCGCCGACCTGCACGCCACAGTCACCCTCCAGCCGCAGTACGGCGCCCCGATCGACTTCTCGCTCGACGAGTGCACGGTCCCCTCGACGGTGTGCGCCCTCGCACTGATCACCAACACCGGCAGCGACCTGGTAGTC
Coding sequences within it:
- a CDS encoding TerD family protein is translated as MSKGSNTPVPTTALRVELGWRSGPGVPDADASALLLVGGRVRSDADFVFYNQPAHSSGAVRHEGKRDAGGRVTDSLLVDLARVEPAIETVILAASSDGGPFGKVPELYIEVRDAARNTVAARFDNPGATVETAFVLGEFYRRQGAWKFRAVGQGYDSGLEGLATDYGISVDEPQQASPAAPPAAPPTPPAPPAPQAPAVTTPPPAPPAPSATPPAAAPPPAAEPVRLTKVTLTKAAPSVSLAKQGGTSGAMRVHLNWQTRKQFSGWARKLGRPMAMHDDLDLDLCCLYELTDGSKGVVQALGNAFGSLHQPPFIHLDGDDRTGAVTTGENLTVSLDHKQHFRRVLVFVTIYEGARSFADLHATVTLQPQYGAPIDFSLDECTVPSTVCALALITNTGSDLVVQREARYLVPERGVSPQRTVDHAYGWGMNWTPGRK